A window of the Acetobacteraceae bacterium genome harbors these coding sequences:
- a CDS encoding GNAT family N-acetyltransferase, whose protein sequence is MLDVDKKIGGFSEGKAASDHVRNLAKILAKDHVETGGIPELRGGGLAVRLAKNQAEIEAAQAVRYKVFVEELGVSCSDEVRQSKRDKDKFDSRADHLLAIDTSIENGPKGIVGTYRLLRSDMLKEGENFYSAGEFDISPLLKFEGMLLEVGRSCVLKDYRRQVAMQLMWRGLTNYLFLHKIDVIFGCASLSGADPKQHAKTLSYLYYNHLAPPALRVKALPERYVEMQMIDQDQLDRRECLSELPALLKGYLRLGGFVGEGAVVDPDFKCTDVAVMVKTELMTDKYYRHYERQLRNALA, encoded by the coding sequence ATGTTGGACGTAGATAAAAAAATTGGCGGTTTTTCAGAAGGGAAAGCCGCTTCAGATCATGTTCGAAATCTGGCTAAAATTTTAGCAAAAGACCATGTTGAAACGGGAGGAATTCCCGAGCTTCGTGGTGGTGGCCTTGCTGTGCGTCTCGCAAAGAATCAGGCAGAAATTGAGGCGGCGCAAGCTGTTCGCTATAAGGTTTTTGTTGAAGAGTTAGGAGTTTCCTGTTCTGATGAGGTGCGTCAAAGTAAGCGGGATAAGGATAAATTTGATTCCCGTGCAGATCATTTGCTTGCGATTGATACCTCTATTGAAAATGGCCCAAAAGGGATTGTTGGAACTTATCGGCTATTGCGTTCTGATATGCTCAAAGAAGGTGAGAATTTTTATAGTGCGGGGGAGTTTGACATTTCTCCTTTATTGAAATTTGAAGGAATGCTTTTAGAAGTAGGCCGTTCCTGTGTTTTAAAAGATTATCGCCGTCAAGTTGCCATGCAGCTTATGTGGCGAGGACTGACAAATTATTTATTTTTGCACAAAATTGATGTGATTTTTGGATGTGCAAGCCTTTCAGGTGCAGATCCGAAACAGCATGCAAAAACACTTTCTTATCTTTATTATAATCATTTGGCTCCTCCTGCTTTGCGTGTGAAGGCGTTGCCTGAGCGTTACGTTGAAATGCAAATGATTGATCAGGATCAGTTAGATCGCCGTGAATGCCTTTCTGAATTGCCAGCGCTTTTAAAAGGTTATTTGCGTTTAGGCGGTTTCGTTGGTGAGGGCGCTGTCGTTGATCCCGATTTTAAATGCACTGATGTCGCTGTTATGGTGAAAACAGAATTAATGACAGATAAATATTATCGTCATTATGAACGCCAGCTTCGAAATGCACTTGCTTAG
- the lnt gene encoding apolipoprotein N-acyltransferase, producing the protein MNYRAFWAKAEKSWWGFLSAGILGALALPPWYIFIFLPLSFFFLWHGSVNAPNWKKTLWWGFLYGMGWHVTDLYWLTDAILTRVEDFWWAVPIASPGVSLLIAPLMALPALAARIPFFNASEENSSKSEGHRLASLLLFAGMWPLSDLLRTYIFTGFPWNPPGSALAFPGILGDILLQPASWIGVDGLTFILALCGTGFFLGRKICFASLSIAALFIVCSVIRYISPPQAVQAENPNVLMVQNSISETEIFTRSAGRERFGTYLRLTNEGVEKALSEGENRKNLVIAWPESAFPFLLDQTEIAQKLIAQAAEGHWLITGSLRQDKKGRIYNTAQAVSPEGEIPFIYAKSTLVPFGEYQPGIIPFNLLPDQLTPGAGVTTWKASGLGSVSPLVCYEMVFSGRVASSKDRPGWILTISNDAWYSNSAGPWQHMTAGRLRSVEEGLPLVFVNNFGPSVAYSPQGKEIALIEWGKVATKLAKLPNALGPTVFSRFGRLTPVLISVLSCFFGLILSFYFKSRKPRG; encoded by the coding sequence ATGAATTATCGGGCGTTTTGGGCAAAAGCGGAAAAATCTTGGTGGGGATTTTTATCCGCCGGCATTCTAGGCGCTCTTGCTTTGCCTCCGTGGTATATTTTTATTTTTCTGCCTTTGAGCTTTTTCTTTTTATGGCATGGATCAGTAAATGCGCCGAATTGGAAGAAGACGCTTTGGTGGGGCTTTCTCTATGGAATGGGTTGGCATGTTACGGATCTTTATTGGTTAACCGATGCGATTTTAACGCGGGTTGAGGATTTTTGGTGGGCTGTTCCAATAGCTTCTCCTGGTGTATCCTTGCTGATTGCGCCTTTAATGGCGTTGCCTGCGCTTGCGGCAAGAATTCCTTTTTTTAATGCGTCAGAAGAAAATTCTAGTAAATCCGAAGGGCATCGGCTTGCAAGTCTCCTGCTTTTTGCAGGGATGTGGCCTTTATCGGATCTTTTAAGAACCTATATTTTTACAGGATTTCCTTGGAATCCTCCGGGTTCTGCCTTGGCATTTCCAGGTATTTTGGGAGATATTCTGCTTCAGCCTGCAAGCTGGATTGGTGTAGATGGTTTAACGTTTATTTTGGCCTTGTGTGGAACAGGATTTTTCTTAGGAAGAAAAATTTGTTTTGCGAGCTTATCTATTGCGGCTCTTTTTATTGTTTGTTCGGTCATTCGATATATTTCTCCGCCACAGGCGGTGCAGGCGGAAAATCCGAATGTTTTGATGGTTCAGAATTCCATTTCAGAAACAGAAATTTTTACCCGTAGCGCTGGGCGAGAGCGTTTTGGAACGTATCTCCGCTTAACGAATGAAGGGGTGGAAAAAGCACTTTCTGAGGGAGAAAACCGTAAAAATCTTGTGATTGCATGGCCTGAATCAGCTTTTCCTTTTTTATTAGATCAGACAGAAATCGCTCAAAAGCTTATTGCACAGGCAGCTGAAGGGCATTGGCTGATTACAGGCTCTTTGAGACAAGATAAAAAAGGACGCATTTATAATACAGCGCAGGCGGTTTCGCCAGAAGGCGAGATTCCTTTTATCTATGCAAAAAGCACTTTAGTGCCTTTTGGTGAATACCAGCCAGGGATTATTCCTTTTAATTTATTGCCAGATCAGCTGACACCGGGAGCGGGGGTTACAACTTGGAAGGCATCTGGCTTGGGTTCTGTTAGTCCCTTAGTTTGTTATGAGATGGTTTTTTCGGGACGGGTCGCTTCCTCTAAAGACCGTCCAGGGTGGATTTTAACGATTTCCAATGACGCTTGGTATAGTAACAGCGCAGGACCTTGGCAGCATATGACGGCTGGACGTTTGAGAAGTGTGGAAGAGGGGCTGCCACTGGTTTTTGTAAATAATTTTGGCCCGTCAGTTGCCTATTCACCGCAAGGAAAAGAAATTGCTCTTATTGAGTGGGGGAAGGTTGCGACCAAGCTTGCTAAGTTGCCAAATGCTTTAGGGCCAACTGTTTTTTCAAGATTTGGACGACTAACCCCTGTTTTGATTTCTGTTTTAAGTTGTTTCTTTGGGCTGATTTTGAGTTTTTACTTTAAAAGTCGGAAACCTAGGGGATAA
- a CDS encoding protein tyrosine phosphatase codes for MSQKKYLYLFQRFQIWCNSLFKDHAILRIFWKNLSPIIPQKVWRSNHPTPRRFKRLVKQLHLKSIINLRGHRPECGSDRLGREICKNIAIPYENMAFESRNFPQKERILKFYHFWKTLPKPMLIHCKSGADRAGLASALILLFEGYTVQEAQKQLHWRFFHFSRSRTGVLDLFLKLYERTGEKKNISFLDWVQKDYDDVTLREFIQKKRSKS; via the coding sequence TTGTCTCAAAAAAAATACCTCTACTTATTTCAACGCTTTCAAATTTGGTGTAATTCTCTTTTTAAAGACCATGCTATTTTACGCATTTTCTGGAAAAATCTTTCCCCTATCATTCCTCAAAAAGTTTGGCGATCTAACCACCCGACCCCCCGTAGATTTAAACGTCTCGTCAAACAGCTTCATCTCAAATCAATTATTAACTTGCGCGGTCATCGCCCCGAATGTGGATCAGACCGTTTGGGACGGGAAATCTGTAAAAACATTGCTATTCCTTACGAGAATATGGCTTTTGAAAGCCGAAATTTTCCCCAAAAAGAACGCATTTTAAAATTTTACCATTTTTGGAAAACACTTCCTAAGCCTATGCTCATTCATTGTAAATCTGGCGCAGATCGAGCCGGTCTTGCCAGTGCACTTATCCTTCTTTTTGAAGGATATACAGTACAAGAAGCTCAAAAACAGCTTCATTGGCGTTTCTTCCATTTCAGCCGAAGCAGAACAGGTGTTCTAGACCTTTTTTTAAAACTATATGAAAGAACAGGAGAAAAAAAGAATATTTCCTTTTTGGACTGGGTTCAAAAGGATTATGACGATGTCACGTTAAGAGAATTTATTCAGAAAAAGCGCTCAAAATCCTAA
- a CDS encoding Trm112 family protein, producing the protein MLVCPVTQGPLEYNAETGELISRQACLAFPVKDGIPVMLQEEARKL; encoded by the coding sequence ATGCTTGTTTGCCCTGTAACACAGGGACCTCTTGAATATAATGCTGAAACTGGCGAACTTATCTCACGACAGGCGTGTCTTGCCTTTCCTGTTAAAGACGGCATTCCCGTTATGCTCCAAGAAGAGGCACGCAAGCTTTAA
- a CDS encoding peptidase — MNHLLPPIKDMTLADIPPSVGLLPLKRALLLPQGQLPLGIFDQEAASSLLAPLLKTRLIGIIQPSLDETEGEFEKVGTIGRLTSFRELPDGKLTLSLTGICRFHLLSTSILQDGGQEGKIDPSAFGGDFISAILPSIDRKLIKTGLKNWLEKHHLGANWESISLLSNEALLTTLPMLLPFEAIHQQALLEAPTLEERAQIFLDILTRG, encoded by the coding sequence ATGAATCACTTACTCCCTCCCATTAAGGACATGACGTTAGCTGACATCCCACCCTCCGTTGGGTTGTTACCTCTCAAAAGAGCCTTGCTGTTGCCACAAGGACAGCTTCCTTTAGGTATTTTTGACCAAGAGGCCGCTTCCTCTCTTTTAGCACCTTTATTAAAAACACGTCTTATCGGTATCATTCAGCCATCTTTAGATGAAACCGAAGGCGAATTTGAAAAAGTCGGAACGATTGGGCGCTTGACCTCCTTTAGAGAACTTCCAGATGGGAAGCTCACGCTCTCTCTGACTGGCATTTGCCGTTTTCATCTTCTCAGCACCAGTATTTTACAAGATGGCGGCCAGGAGGGAAAAATTGATCCCAGTGCCTTTGGTGGTGATTTTATCTCAGCCATTCTACCTTCCATTGATCGTAAGCTGATTAAAACAGGGCTGAAAAATTGGTTAGAAAAGCATCATCTTGGCGCAAATTGGGAAAGTATCAGCCTCCTTTCAAATGAAGCTTTACTAACAACCTTGCCCATGCTTCTTCCTTTTGAAGCTATTCATCAGCAGGCACTCTTAGAGGCTCCAACACTAGAAGAACGCGCACAAATTTTCTTAGATATTCTAACAAGAGGATAA
- a CDS encoding tetratricopeptide repeat protein: protein MSLSNDSFTLSQNSLGGDYLEITEKNFMQEVLEGSLNSPFLLEFVTENDPDSETLFSTLKNVTASMEGIIRLGRLNLLENRTLCQQLVQSGLPLNAVPLTVLFTQGKIIDLFQGSKSPEAVHQFLEAALKKIGISVPATHLLEKGQKAIKENKFDEACACFGEILEKNPENAQAWAGLLRSLIAMDEIEAAKEALADIPETMIENAEIKGAVAALEIAEKKGEALSELETLEKAAANSPEDTETQFKLANALNAAGKSEEAADLILSILSTKPDEEVAKEAKQTLFHFFEAWGESDLTRRCRRKLSSLLFS, encoded by the coding sequence ATGTCTCTCTCTAACGATTCCTTTACACTTTCCCAAAATTCTCTGGGAGGAGACTATCTTGAAATCACTGAGAAAAACTTCATGCAGGAAGTTTTAGAGGGAAGCCTTAATAGCCCTTTTCTTTTGGAATTTGTGACAGAAAACGATCCAGATTCCGAGACGCTTTTTTCAACTTTAAAAAATGTCACCGCCTCTATGGAAGGAATCATCCGCTTGGGGCGTTTGAACCTCCTCGAAAATCGTACCCTTTGCCAACAGCTTGTCCAAAGCGGTCTTCCGCTTAACGCTGTTCCCCTAACCGTTCTTTTTACGCAAGGAAAAATTATTGATCTGTTTCAAGGAAGCAAATCTCCAGAAGCAGTGCATCAGTTTCTTGAAGCGGCATTAAAAAAAATAGGCATCTCTGTTCCCGCCACACATCTGCTTGAAAAAGGGCAAAAGGCCATCAAAGAAAACAAATTTGATGAAGCGTGTGCCTGTTTTGGCGAAATTCTTGAAAAGAACCCTGAAAATGCGCAAGCATGGGCAGGATTGTTACGTTCCCTCATTGCCATGGATGAAATTGAAGCAGCGAAGGAAGCCTTAGCAGATATTCCAGAAACGATGATAGAAAATGCGGAGATTAAGGGCGCTGTTGCAGCTCTCGAAATTGCAGAAAAAAAGGGAGAGGCTCTTTCTGAGTTAGAAACCTTGGAGAAAGCCGCTGCAAATTCCCCCGAAGATACCGAAACGCAATTCAAACTTGCTAATGCTTTAAATGCGGCTGGCAAGTCAGAGGAAGCAGCCGACCTTATCCTTTCTATTCTTTCAACAAAGCCCGACGAAGAAGTGGCTAAAGAAGCCAAACAAACCTTGTTCCACTTTTTTGAAGCTTGGGGAGAAAGTGATTTGACACGCCGTTGCAGACGTAAGCTTTCCTCTCTTCTTTTTTCTTGA